The following is a genomic window from uncultured Hyphomonas sp..
TTTTTCCGCCGCGACCGGCCAGCCCCTTCAGGCATTCAATCAATGCCGTTGCTCCTGATCGCGCGGGGCTTCCACAAAACCAAACCCTTCAGGGCTGGTAGTGCGCAGGCATGCCGCACGCCTGCCCGAATGTGAGACCATACATGACCAAGTTTTCAGACCTCGGCCTGAACCCGCTTCTTATGAAAGCAATCTCGGAAGAAGGCTATGAAACGCCGACCCCGATTCAGGCACAGGCCATTCCTCTCCTGCTGGAAGACAAAGACCTTCTCGGCATCGCCCAGACCGGCACCGGCAAGACGGCGGCGTTCGCGCTTCCGACGCTCGACTTCATGCTGGAGTTCCCGCAGAAGCGCCGGGCACGGAGCGCGCGCGTTCTGGTGCTGGCACCGACCCGCGAACTTGCTGGGCAGATTGCCGAGAGCTTCCGTACCTATTCGCGCCACATGGACTGCAACGTGCAGACCGTGTTCGGCGGCGTGAACATCAATGCCCAGCGCCGCGCGCTGCAGGGCGGCACCGACGTTCTGGTGGCAACCCCCGGCCGCCTGCTTGACCTTGTGGGCCAGAAGGCCGTCACGCTTCAGGATATCGAAGTCCTGATCCTCGATGAAGCCGACCAGATGCTGGACATGGGTTTCATCCACGACTTGAAGAAGATCGTGGCGCAGGTACCGAAGGACCGCCAGACGCTGCTGTTCTCGGCCACCATGCCGAAAACGATTTCGGATCTCGCCCAGCAATTCCTGGACAAGCCGGTACGCGTTTCGGTGACCCCGCCATCCACCACGGCGGAACGCGTGGACCAGGGCGTCTACCACGTTGCCAATGGCGACAAGCTGGAACTCCTGTTCGACGTGCTGAACAATCCGGAGATTGACCGGGCACTTGTCTTTACCCGGACGA
Proteins encoded in this region:
- a CDS encoding DEAD/DEAH box helicase, with the protein product MTKFSDLGLNPLLMKAISEEGYETPTPIQAQAIPLLLEDKDLLGIAQTGTGKTAAFALPTLDFMLEFPQKRRARSARVLVLAPTRELAGQIAESFRTYSRHMDCNVQTVFGGVNINAQRRALQGGTDVLVATPGRLLDLVGQKAVTLQDIEVLILDEADQMLDMGFIHDLKKIVAQVPKDRQTLLFSATMPKTISDLAQQFLDKPVRVSVTPPSTTAERVDQGVYHVANGDKLELLFDVLNNPEIDRALVFTRTKHGADKVVRKMLAKGLEAKAIHGNKSQPQRLKALDAFKNGNCKILVATDIAARGIDIDGISHVVNFEVPNVPEQYVHRIGRTARAGRTGLAVSFVAEDERYYLRDIEKTIDMQVDVLTAPEGSKVDLLPTPDPNERLYKPKGPSRGNSGGGRGNGGRGGQRRLQGKAKPQNASGGGNNGAGKSGGKQGGRNRGGKKRKLEGARG